Proteins encoded by one window of Halobacteriovorax sp. GB3:
- a CDS encoding KamA family radical SAM protein translates to MSEMKHLRVPNLEHRNFRNDDFWKEIPAWANVSRGEFSDHLWQQKNAIRKVEQVKKILGDKLDDAFLQDIMDAMHVVPMNIRITPYIFALMDWKDPANCPLRMQFLPIKSQLLPDHPFHMADSLAEDADMPVPMLTHRYPDKALFLPTTICPVYCSYCTRSRIIGGSTETVEKETYGANQKKWDDVFEYIVKTPQLEDIVVSGGDAYMLTPKQIRYIGENLLKIPHIRRIRLATKGIAIFPMKVLTDDAWVEAVSDIAKLGRAFGKQVVIHTHFSSTKEITKWSQMAMDRLFSLGIIVRNQAVLQAGVNDSIEEMVQLTRQVSYMNIQPYYVYMHDMVPGCEHLRTTLKEGEEIEKAVRGTTAGFNTPTFVCDLPGGGGKRHVASYEYYDEENGISVWKAPYVKPGQHFVYYDPIHKLSSEAQERWSDANIRKQMVDDALKKAGIK, encoded by the coding sequence ATGTCTGAGATGAAACATTTACGTGTTCCTAATTTAGAGCACAGAAATTTTCGAAATGATGACTTTTGGAAAGAGATACCCGCTTGGGCAAATGTGAGTAGAGGGGAGTTCTCTGATCACTTATGGCAACAGAAAAACGCCATTAGAAAAGTAGAACAAGTAAAGAAGATATTGGGAGATAAACTAGACGATGCTTTCTTACAAGACATCATGGATGCTATGCATGTTGTCCCAATGAATATTCGTATTACTCCTTATATTTTTGCTCTTATGGACTGGAAAGATCCAGCAAACTGCCCTCTAAGAATGCAGTTTCTTCCAATCAAAAGCCAGCTTCTACCAGATCACCCATTTCATATGGCCGACTCTCTCGCTGAAGATGCAGATATGCCGGTTCCAATGCTAACGCACAGATACCCTGATAAGGCACTTTTCTTACCTACAACGATTTGTCCGGTTTATTGTTCTTATTGTACAAGATCGAGAATTATTGGTGGTTCAACAGAAACAGTTGAAAAAGAAACATACGGGGCTAACCAGAAAAAATGGGACGATGTTTTTGAATACATTGTTAAAACACCACAGCTTGAAGACATCGTTGTCTCTGGTGGTGATGCTTATATGCTCACACCAAAACAAATTCGCTATATTGGTGAGAACCTTTTAAAAATACCTCATATTAGAAGAATTCGTCTTGCAACAAAAGGGATCGCGATCTTTCCAATGAAAGTCTTAACAGACGATGCTTGGGTTGAAGCGGTTAGTGATATAGCTAAGCTTGGACGTGCTTTTGGAAAACAAGTTGTTATCCATACACACTTTTCTTCAACAAAAGAAATTACAAAGTGGTCACAAATGGCCATGGATCGCCTTTTCTCTCTTGGAATTATCGTTAGAAACCAGGCCGTCCTTCAGGCCGGTGTTAATGACTCAATCGAAGAGATGGTCCAACTTACAAGACAAGTGAGTTATATGAATATTCAACCTTACTATGTTTATATGCACGACATGGTGCCTGGTTGTGAACACCTTCGTACAACGCTTAAAGAAGGTGAGGAAATCGAAAAGGCCGTGCGTGGAACGACAGCAGGCTTCAATACTCCTACATTTGTTTGTGACCTTCCTGGCGGAGGGGGGAAGAGACACGTTGCTTCTTACGAATACTATGATGAAGAAAATGGGATTTCTGTATGGAAGGCCCCTTATGTAAAACCGGGTCAGCATTTTGTTTACTATGATCCAATCCACAAGCTCTCATCAGAGGCGCAAGAACGTTGGTCAGATGCCAATATTAGAAAACAAATGGTAGATGATGCATTAAAAAAAGCAGGAATTAAATAG
- a CDS encoding acyl-CoA dehydrogenase family protein, which yields MNYFDNEKEWLWLFENGIDWDAIINLYYPSFPTEDGLENKEEVLDFFKELLTSTGHWAATSVAERSMKLDEQGPGSIENGRTIPGEALSELYKEASELQVFGLPLPRKFGGLETPSVLLMILLEQLSRACLSSSTQVAFFTSIAEMVHRYTDEETAMRIVPKIIEGKLSGSMNLTEPGCGSDLGMIKTSATPCEDGSYLLNGNKIFITNGGGGVSFVLARIKDAPEGLKGISLFLCEQDVEGKDEPNYIVAKNEHKLGMHGSFTCEIVYENSKSHLVGDPGEGFKYMLHLMNEARIAVGMQALGLIEASIGYARTYADERVQFDRPISDLPLMRRNLEDFETERDAIRALLVDTISHFDIFQKLDLKKNQSQDLTKEEENLYSEANLWTRKRTPLVKYYACEAATNLTTKAVQVLGGYGFMKEYPVERFHRDSFGPLLYEGTSQIQALMALKDVVKYAMKDPKRFFSNVLFKHPTTELLSDAGECSIAFKKVHFRFKKNMIALLVKCLRPELATDLLNPKAWANEEKLNGLMSHAETLCQALSYMETLRVLCEHAKKDESRFDLYQRYEKLIRPRLEAIYCDWDIR from the coding sequence ATGAATTACTTTGATAACGAAAAAGAATGGTTATGGTTATTTGAAAATGGAATCGATTGGGATGCCATTATAAATCTCTACTACCCAAGTTTTCCAACAGAAGATGGGTTAGAAAATAAAGAAGAAGTTCTAGATTTTTTTAAAGAACTTCTCACTTCAACTGGTCACTGGGCCGCGACTTCTGTTGCCGAACGCTCAATGAAATTAGATGAACAAGGCCCTGGCTCTATTGAAAATGGTAGAACAATTCCGGGTGAAGCCTTGAGTGAACTCTACAAAGAAGCGAGTGAACTTCAGGTCTTTGGTCTGCCTCTTCCAAGAAAGTTTGGAGGGCTTGAAACTCCAAGTGTTCTCCTGATGATTCTCTTAGAGCAACTTTCACGCGCTTGTCTTTCTTCATCAACTCAGGTTGCTTTTTTTACTTCAATAGCTGAAATGGTTCACCGCTACACAGACGAAGAAACGGCCATGAGAATTGTTCCAAAGATTATTGAAGGAAAGTTAAGTGGATCCATGAACTTAACGGAACCAGGGTGTGGATCAGATCTTGGTATGATTAAAACCTCTGCCACCCCTTGTGAGGATGGAAGCTACTTATTAAATGGAAATAAAATCTTCATCACAAATGGTGGTGGTGGCGTTAGCTTTGTTCTTGCTCGTATTAAAGACGCACCAGAGGGGCTAAAGGGAATCTCTCTTTTTCTTTGTGAACAAGATGTCGAAGGAAAAGATGAACCAAATTATATTGTCGCTAAAAATGAGCATAAGCTTGGGATGCATGGCTCATTTACTTGTGAAATTGTCTATGAAAACTCAAAGTCCCACCTCGTTGGCGACCCAGGTGAAGGTTTCAAGTATATGCTTCATCTTATGAACGAAGCGCGTATTGCCGTTGGTATGCAGGCCCTTGGTTTAATTGAGGCCTCAATTGGCTATGCGAGAACTTATGCCGATGAGCGCGTGCAATTTGATCGCCCTATTTCTGATTTACCTCTTATGCGTAGAAATCTGGAAGACTTCGAAACAGAAAGAGATGCTATTCGCGCACTTCTTGTTGATACGATCTCCCACTTTGACATCTTTCAAAAGCTCGATCTCAAAAAGAATCAATCTCAGGATTTAACAAAAGAAGAAGAGAACCTCTATAGTGAAGCGAACCTGTGGACGCGAAAGAGAACTCCCCTTGTCAAATACTATGCCTGTGAGGCCGCAACGAACTTAACGACAAAGGCCGTTCAAGTTCTGGGTGGATATGGATTTATGAAAGAATATCCAGTCGAAAGGTTTCACCGCGACTCCTTTGGTCCACTTCTTTATGAAGGAACAAGCCAGATACAAGCTCTAATGGCCTTAAAAGATGTTGTTAAATACGCCATGAAAGATCCAAAGAGATTTTTTAGTAATGTTCTCTTTAAGCATCCAACAACAGAGCTACTAAGTGATGCCGGCGAATGCTCTATCGCCTTTAAAAAAGTCCACTTTCGCTTTAAAAAGAATATGATTGCTCTGCTTGTTAAATGCCTTAGGCCAGAGTTAGCGACTGATCTTTTAAATCCAAAGGCGTGGGCCAACGAAGAAAAACTCAACGGTCTTATGTCTCACGCAGAGACCCTGTGTCAGGCGCTTTCATATATGGAAACATTGAGAGTACTCTGCGAACATGCTAAAAAAGACGAGTCGAGATTCGATCTCTATCAGCGATATGAAAAACTCATTCGCCCAAGACTCGAAGCCATTTATTGTGATTGGGATATTCGATAA
- a CDS encoding PAS domain-containing protein produces the protein MKFNNLINQGIDPIDRLQPAIEASDYTNNNRFNEREDEYRMTENDILISATDPRGVITFANNQFYSVAQYGNGELVGKPHNIIRHPDMPKTAFEDLWKTIKAGKIWEGFVKNRGRLGRIYWVKAVVFPCFNENKVIEGYISIRLRPTDKEIERAKEAYKRLP, from the coding sequence ATGAAGTTTAACAATCTAATTAATCAAGGAATCGATCCAATTGATCGCTTACAACCGGCCATAGAAGCGAGTGATTATACAAACAACAATCGCTTTAATGAAAGAGAAGATGAATATCGTATGACAGAAAATGATATTCTCATTTCTGCAACTGATCCAAGAGGTGTCATTACCTTTGCCAATAATCAATTCTACAGTGTTGCTCAATATGGAAATGGTGAACTTGTTGGCAAACCTCACAATATCATTCGCCACCCAGACATGCCTAAAACGGCCTTCGAAGACCTTTGGAAGACAATTAAAGCAGGTAAGATTTGGGAAGGTTTTGTAAAAAATCGTGGTCGTCTTGGAAGAATTTATTGGGTTAAGGCGGTTGTCTTTCCATGTTTTAACGAAAATAAAGTTATAGAGGGTTACATTTCAATTCGACTACGTCCAACGGACAAAGAAATTGAAAGAGCAAAAGAAGCTTATAAAAGATTACCTTAA
- a CDS encoding cyclic nucleotide-gated ion channel — protein sequence MGINCVFHNLGRMINQKKFSRAEIIWQGLIFWAITYTVIEAALSFTFEQRTEGWQLLSDLLISSFFAIDFIYQFRSKFKSPTPFKTKNEKIIWSMTMALELLAALPYDLIAMKMGLSHGYQFFYLLRFIRFVRIAKAFNLLGGIALIPKGVKFQFLIVMSMVAVHFISCMWVLIHPSQDTDNTTRYIEALYWTITTLTTIGYGDVTPVNNTGRLFTMAIMICGVGVYGVVIGNVAKMISDADRYKEKAREKMGDLNSLMKYYNVPDRVQGAVFNYYNHLLEKRLTDNDNRIISELPHALQQELMTYMNIKLIRTVPLFKSCSQACLKDVASALEQMYYSPGQTIINTGEIGHEMYIIGHGVAEVILKDGSVVANLHEGQFFGEIALLKETKRSANVRAQTYCDLYKLEKSDFLEIIKKHPELLERVEGIAQKRSSDRREKTPQQAA from the coding sequence ATGGGCATCAACTGTGTTTTTCACAATCTAGGGCGTATGATTAATCAAAAGAAATTTTCAAGAGCAGAAATTATCTGGCAAGGTCTCATTTTTTGGGCGATTACCTACACTGTTATCGAAGCAGCATTAAGCTTTACCTTCGAACAAAGAACAGAGGGATGGCAATTGTTAAGCGATCTTCTTATTTCAAGCTTCTTTGCCATTGATTTTATTTATCAATTTCGCTCAAAGTTCAAATCGCCCACTCCATTTAAAACAAAGAATGAAAAGATCATATGGTCAATGACAATGGCCCTCGAGCTTTTAGCGGCCCTGCCTTATGACCTTATTGCCATGAAGATGGGGCTTTCTCATGGATATCAATTCTTCTACCTTTTAAGATTTATCCGCTTTGTTCGAATTGCAAAGGCCTTTAATCTCCTTGGAGGAATAGCTCTTATTCCAAAGGGAGTTAAGTTTCAATTTCTCATTGTGATGAGTATGGTTGCGGTTCACTTTATCTCTTGTATGTGGGTTTTAATTCACCCCTCGCAAGATACAGACAATACGACACGCTATATCGAAGCTCTCTACTGGACAATAACGACGTTAACGACAATTGGTTACGGTGATGTAACTCCGGTTAACAATACGGGACGACTTTTCACGATGGCCATTATGATTTGTGGAGTTGGGGTTTACGGGGTTGTTATTGGTAATGTGGCCAAAATGATTTCCGATGCCGATCGCTATAAAGAAAAGGCAAGAGAGAAAATGGGAGATCTAAACTCTCTTATGAAATATTACAACGTCCCTGATCGCGTTCAAGGGGCCGTCTTTAATTACTATAATCACCTTCTTGAAAAGCGTTTGACAGATAATGACAATCGCATCATCTCTGAATTACCTCACGCACTTCAGCAAGAACTTATGACTTATATGAATATTAAGCTCATAAGAACTGTTCCTCTTTTTAAGAGTTGCTCTCAGGCCTGCTTAAAAGATGTCGCTAGCGCTCTTGAGCAGATGTATTATTCTCCAGGACAGACGATCATCAACACGGGTGAAATTGGACACGAAATGTATATTATTGGACATGGCGTTGCAGAAGTTATTCTAAAAGACGGAAGCGTTGTTGCCAATCTTCACGAAGGACAATTTTTTGGCGAGATAGCCCTTTTGAAAGAGACCAAGCGCAGTGCTAACGTTCGAGCGCAAACGTACTGTGACCTCTACAAGCTTGAGAAGTCTGACTTTCTTGAAATTATTAAAAAACACCCAGAGCTTCTTGAAAGAGTTGAAGGGATTGCTCAAAAGAGATCATCAGATAGAAGAGAAAAAACACCACAACAGGCCGCCTAA
- a CDS encoding tRNA (5-methylaminomethyl-2-thiouridine)(34)-methyltransferase MnmD, with amino-acid sequence MDELKANKCSSFQGELGAYDVVTTEDGSITLHSAYFDENCHSLSGAAMETQYNYLEGCLVDQSIRSGEELTVFEVGLGLGIGPKITIDYWLNHKKAPLTFVSTELDKALVEFAKETFKESEYFQKLQYLEQDDLCYFQYLNEKLNFIILIGDARETTIKAFKKGHFSAVKAIYQDAFSPKKNPALWTVEWFLTLKEISHSKVVLSTYSSAKRIRKSLIQAGFHVQNREGFGAKKVATLATLEGVSDEDVLSSLERSPVCALVDRDLA; translated from the coding sequence ATGGATGAATTAAAGGCCAATAAATGCTCTAGCTTCCAAGGAGAACTTGGAGCCTATGACGTTGTCACTACTGAGGATGGGAGTATCACCCTTCACTCTGCTTATTTTGATGAAAATTGCCACTCCCTTTCTGGAGCGGCCATGGAAACTCAGTATAACTACCTTGAGGGATGTCTTGTCGATCAATCGATTCGCTCAGGCGAAGAACTGACTGTCTTTGAAGTAGGTCTAGGACTTGGAATTGGACCAAAGATTACCATTGATTACTGGTTAAATCACAAAAAAGCTCCTCTAACCTTTGTTTCAACAGAGCTTGATAAGGCCCTCGTTGAATTTGCCAAAGAAACCTTTAAAGAGAGCGAATATTTTCAAAAGCTCCAATACCTAGAGCAAGATGATCTTTGCTACTTTCAATACCTTAATGAGAAGCTTAATTTCATCATTCTTATTGGCGATGCCAGAGAGACGACGATTAAGGCCTTTAAAAAGGGGCATTTCTCTGCTGTTAAAGCAATTTATCAAGATGCCTTCAGTCCTAAGAAAAATCCGGCCCTCTGGACTGTCGAGTGGTTTTTAACTCTTAAAGAGATCTCTCATTCAAAGGTTGTTCTCAGTACCTATTCTTCGGCCAAGAGAATTAGGAAATCTCTTATTCAAGCGGGCTTTCATGTTCAAAATAGAGAGGGATTTGGTGCAAAGAAGGTCGCGACTCTAGCGACTTTAGAAGGAGTTAGTGATGAAGATGTTCTTTCTAGTCTTGAGCGCTCTCCTGTGTGTGCTCTTGTTGATCGAGATCTAGCATAA
- the htpX gene encoding protease HtpX, with the protein MFKRVSLFLLTNILIVATISIVTSLLGVKPYLTAQGINYESLLIFCLLWGMGGSFISLLISKMMAKMAMGVQIVELNGPYHELVATVHRLAKKAGITKMPEVGIYNSPEVNAFATGPSKNNSLVAVSTGLLEQMNQDEVEGVLAHEVAHAANGDMVTMTLVQGVVNAFVMFFSRVITFAISQALKDEEGRGGLGFFAQTAVIFVLDILFTILSKPIVMWFSRYREYKADAGGAELAGKQKMIAALESLVRYQDRIMTDDSNMGTLKIADKQSIMALFSSHPPLEKRIQALKTSN; encoded by the coding sequence ATGTTTAAAAGAGTTTCACTCTTTCTATTAACAAATATCCTAATCGTAGCAACGATTTCGATTGTCACAAGTTTACTTGGAGTAAAGCCTTATCTAACGGCCCAAGGAATTAACTACGAAAGTCTATTGATCTTCTGTTTGCTTTGGGGGATGGGTGGATCTTTTATTTCACTACTGATTTCAAAAATGATGGCGAAGATGGCCATGGGAGTTCAGATTGTTGAGCTAAATGGTCCCTATCATGAACTCGTTGCAACTGTTCATAGACTTGCTAAAAAGGCCGGCATTACAAAAATGCCAGAGGTTGGAATTTACAACTCTCCAGAAGTTAACGCTTTTGCAACTGGACCATCAAAGAATAATTCACTTGTTGCTGTATCGACTGGTTTACTTGAGCAAATGAATCAAGATGAGGTTGAAGGTGTACTCGCACACGAAGTTGCTCACGCGGCCAATGGAGACATGGTAACGATGACTCTCGTTCAGGGTGTCGTGAACGCCTTTGTGATGTTCTTTTCACGTGTCATCACTTTTGCGATCTCCCAAGCATTAAAAGATGAAGAGGGGCGTGGTGGCCTTGGCTTTTTTGCACAGACGGCCGTTATTTTTGTTCTCGATATTCTTTTTACGATTCTATCAAAGCCCATTGTTATGTGGTTTAGCCGTTATAGAGAGTATAAGGCCGATGCAGGTGGAGCAGAGCTTGCTGGAAAGCAAAAGATGATTGCAGCTCTAGAAAGTCTTGTTCGTTATCAAGATCGAATCATGACAGATGATTCAAATATGGGAACGTTGAAAATTGCTGATAAACAATCGATTATGGCGCTCTTTTCTTCACACCCACCGCTTGAGAAAAGAATTCAGGCCCTTAAAACTTCAAACTAA
- a CDS encoding TldD/PmbA family protein has protein sequence MITKETARDVIDYGLSLGADFCELFIEKNQSQYIQLLDQKVNNLQGGISFGVGVRLLFGTKVLYGHTNKASKEELKFIVKSLCAKDRRDPRVNSTNFSFEQFTNIHPTLHGLNNDILLDEKVRYLMKVDKAARDQSEKIVQLDAGSLQRHQQIEIFNSEGLHIGDERHYTRIFASAIAKDGAEQNSSFEGPGALMGWDFTAGVNPQALGEEVARQALLKLTADECPGGKLPVIIDNGFGGVIFHEACGHLLETTSVAKKASVFHDKMGQMIANPVVSAVDDGLIQNAWGSLTIDDEGMKTRKTQLIKDGKLESFMVDKVGAMKTGFERTGSGRRQNYRYAPTSRMRNTYIEPGHYSLEEMVSTIDHGIYCKKMGGGSVNPGTGEFNFAAQESYLIKNGKIDRPLKSATLIGTGPETLQKISMVGNNLDMAAGMCGSSSGSLPVTVGQAALKVDEILVGGNA, from the coding sequence ATGATAACGAAAGAAACCGCTCGCGATGTGATTGACTACGGTCTCTCGCTAGGTGCTGATTTTTGTGAATTATTCATTGAAAAAAATCAAAGCCAATACATTCAACTTCTCGATCAAAAAGTAAATAACCTACAAGGGGGAATTTCTTTTGGTGTCGGTGTACGCTTACTCTTTGGAACGAAAGTTCTTTATGGACACACAAACAAGGCGAGTAAAGAAGAATTAAAATTTATCGTAAAATCTCTTTGTGCAAAAGATAGAAGAGATCCACGCGTTAATTCAACCAATTTCTCATTCGAGCAATTTACAAATATTCACCCTACACTTCATGGACTTAATAACGACATTCTCCTAGATGAAAAAGTTCGCTACCTCATGAAAGTTGATAAGGCCGCAAGAGATCAAAGTGAAAAAATTGTTCAACTAGACGCAGGATCACTCCAAAGACATCAACAAATTGAAATCTTCAACTCTGAAGGTCTCCACATTGGTGATGAAAGACACTATACGCGTATCTTTGCAAGTGCTATCGCTAAGGATGGAGCTGAGCAGAACTCAAGTTTTGAAGGCCCTGGGGCTCTGATGGGCTGGGATTTCACGGCAGGAGTCAATCCACAAGCTCTAGGAGAAGAGGTAGCAAGACAGGCCCTTTTAAAGCTTACGGCCGATGAATGTCCAGGAGGAAAGCTTCCAGTTATTATCGACAATGGTTTTGGTGGAGTAATTTTTCACGAGGCCTGCGGTCACCTTCTAGAAACGACATCTGTCGCTAAAAAAGCTTCTGTCTTTCACGATAAGATGGGCCAAATGATTGCCAATCCTGTCGTAAGTGCCGTTGATGATGGACTCATTCAAAATGCATGGGGTTCTCTTACTATCGATGATGAGGGAATGAAGACTCGTAAGACTCAACTTATTAAAGACGGAAAACTTGAAAGCTTCATGGTTGATAAAGTTGGTGCTATGAAAACGGGCTTTGAAAGAACCGGATCAGGACGTCGCCAAAACTATCGATACGCTCCGACAAGTCGTATGCGTAATACTTATATTGAACCTGGGCATTATTCTCTTGAAGAAATGGTTTCAACAATTGATCACGGAATCTATTGCAAGAAAATGGGCGGTGGATCAGTGAATCCAGGAACGGGAGAATTTAACTTTGCCGCTCAAGAGAGTTATCTCATTAAAAATGGAAAAATTGATCGCCCACTAAAATCTGCAACACTTATTGGAACAGGTCCAGAAACTCTCCAAAAGATTTCAATGGTTGGTAATAATCTGGACATGGCAGCGGGAATGTGTGGAAGTTCTAGTGGTTCCCTTCCTGTAACAGTTGGACAGGCGGCCCTAAAAGTTGATGAAATTCTAGTTGGAGGGAATGCCTAA
- a CDS encoding TldD/PmbA family protein, translating into MKEQKIILQKVIDLIKKNKATGDVIFDQGKSLSFKAHDGELEKYEVSSSAVIGVRIIKNERVGTSFSEAIDDDSLEIMVKQAIDYASFSKEDPHQKIICEKSEKHENNPACNSKETIDAEQMIEMCLKLESLPKKRDSRVKSSPYNGLSEGSSTWFYMNTNGAFRSESSRYFSATSSVLMQEEGKNTSFYEGSVKRNFSDLDIDHLVDESIFHASEFLKGEQVETGKYNIVFSPRTFSSFFGVFSNIFSAESTIEGKNPLFEKLGEQIAHPELSLIDRPHFERGFNNQSFDSEGMETSDTELIKNGQYCGLLQNSKTASELKMKNTHNAARSARGSLNVSFSNKVFNLGSTKEEEINQMDHLEIVEIQGLHSGANSISGEFSFPISGYLYRNGKKEKVVKGVTLSGNFFKALNDITHVGDKLHSNSMGTVFMPKIVFSNLSIAGL; encoded by the coding sequence ATGAAAGAGCAAAAAATCATTCTTCAAAAAGTAATTGATCTCATAAAAAAAAATAAGGCCACTGGCGATGTTATTTTTGATCAGGGAAAGAGTCTTTCCTTTAAAGCGCACGATGGTGAGCTAGAAAAATATGAAGTATCCTCTTCGGCCGTTATCGGCGTTCGTATCATTAAAAATGAGCGTGTTGGAACGAGCTTCTCTGAGGCCATTGATGATGACTCTCTAGAAATCATGGTTAAGCAGGCCATTGATTACGCATCTTTTTCAAAAGAAGACCCTCATCAAAAAATTATTTGTGAAAAAAGTGAAAAGCACGAAAATAATCCGGCCTGTAATTCAAAAGAAACAATCGATGCCGAACAAATGATTGAAATGTGCTTAAAACTTGAGTCACTTCCAAAGAAAAGAGATTCGCGAGTTAAGAGTTCACCGTACAATGGACTTAGCGAAGGTTCTTCGACTTGGTTTTATATGAATACAAATGGGGCTTTTCGCTCTGAGAGCTCTCGCTATTTTTCTGCAACTTCTTCTGTTCTTATGCAAGAAGAGGGAAAGAATACTTCTTTCTATGAAGGTTCTGTAAAAAGAAATTTTAGCGACCTTGACATCGATCATCTCGTTGATGAGAGCATCTTTCACGCTAGTGAATTTTTAAAAGGTGAGCAAGTTGAAACGGGAAAATACAATATCGTCTTCTCCCCTAGAACCTTCAGTTCATTCTTTGGTGTCTTCTCTAATATCTTTTCAGCAGAATCAACAATTGAAGGAAAGAACCCTCTTTTTGAAAAATTAGGCGAACAGATCGCTCACCCAGAACTTTCACTAATTGATCGTCCCCACTTTGAACGTGGCTTCAATAACCAAAGTTTTGATAGCGAAGGTATGGAAACAAGTGATACAGAGCTTATTAAAAACGGTCAATACTGTGGTCTTCTTCAAAATTCAAAGACGGCCAGTGAGCTAAAGATGAAAAATACACACAACGCAGCTCGCTCAGCTCGAGGATCACTCAATGTGAGTTTTTCTAATAAAGTTTTTAATCTCGGTTCAACAAAAGAAGAAGAAATTAACCAAATGGACCATCTTGAAATCGTAGAGATACAAGGTCTTCACTCAGGGGCAAATTCTATTAGTGGAGAATTCTCTTTTCCTATTAGTGGTTACCTCTATCGAAATGGAAAAAAGGAAAAAGTTGTTAAAGGAGTCACACTCTCAGGTAACTTCTTTAAGGCCCTTAATGACATTACTCACGTTGGTGATAAACTTCACTCAAACTCTATGGGTACTGTTTTTATGCCTAAAATCGTATTTTCTAATCTCTCTATTGCGGGCCTCTAG
- a CDS encoding NAD(P)H-dependent flavin oxidoreductase, producing the protein MTSPFPNSPLCKLFDIEYPIIQAGMVWVSGAKLAAAASNAGCLGIIGAGSMKPELLEAHIKKAKSLTDKPLAVNVPLLYHLSKEQIDVSLKEGIRIFFTSAGSPKKYTQYLKDHGATVVHVTSSPELAIKCEAAGVDAVVAEGFEAGGHNGRDEITTMCLIPQVVDALSIPVIAAGGIGDGRQIAAAFCLGASAVQLGTRFALTKESSAHDNFKKKILEATSGETLLTMKDLVPVRLMKNHFFNQVQELERRCATKEEMITLLGKGRAKKGMLEGDLEEGELEIGQVSALLKDIPTCLELVENLIREYSEVKMKL; encoded by the coding sequence ATGACATCACCATTTCCAAACTCACCTCTTTGTAAGCTCTTTGATATTGAATATCCTATTATTCAGGCCGGTATGGTTTGGGTATCAGGAGCGAAGCTTGCGGCAGCAGCATCAAATGCAGGATGTCTTGGTATCATTGGTGCAGGATCAATGAAGCCTGAGCTCTTAGAGGCCCATATAAAAAAAGCAAAGTCGCTGACAGACAAACCCCTTGCAGTCAATGTTCCCCTTCTTTACCATCTCTCTAAAGAGCAAATTGATGTCTCTTTAAAAGAGGGAATTAGAATCTTTTTTACAAGTGCTGGCTCCCCTAAAAAATACACGCAGTACTTAAAAGATCACGGGGCCACTGTTGTTCATGTGACAAGTTCTCCTGAGCTTGCCATCAAGTGTGAAGCGGCCGGAGTTGATGCTGTTGTAGCAGAAGGATTTGAGGCCGGAGGACACAATGGACGCGATGAAATCACAACCATGTGCCTTATTCCCCAAGTCGTTGATGCCCTATCGATTCCCGTTATCGCAGCTGGAGGAATCGGAGATGGAAGACAAATAGCCGCGGCCTTTTGCCTCGGAGCAAGTGCTGTTCAACTAGGGACTCGCTTTGCCTTAACAAAAGAATCTAGTGCTCACGATAATTTCAAAAAGAAAATTCTCGAAGCAACAAGTGGTGAAACTCTTTTAACCATGAAAGACCTCGTGCCTGTACGCTTGATGAAAAATCACTTTTTCAATCAAGTGCAAGAGCTTGAAAGGCGCTGTGCAACGAAAGAAGAGATGATTACACTTCTTGGAAAAGGAAGAGCAAAAAAGGGAATGCTTGAAGGAGATCTCGAAGAGGGAGAACTTGAAATTGGTCAAGTAAGTGCTCTTTTAAAAGATATCCCAACGTGCCTTGAGCTAGTGGAAAATTTAATTCGAGAATATAGCGAAGTTAAAATGAAGTTATAA